From a single Budorcas taxicolor isolate Tak-1 chromosome X, Takin1.1, whole genome shotgun sequence genomic region:
- the MOSPD1 gene encoding motile sperm domain-containing protein 1 — translation MHQQKRQPELVEGNLPVFVFPTELIFYADDQSTHKQVLTLYNPYEFALKFKVLCTTPNKYVVVDAAGAVKPQCCMDIVIRHRDVRSCHYGVIDKFRLQVSEQSQRKALGRKEVVATLLPSAKEQQKEEEEKRIKEHLTESLFFEQSFQPENRTVSSGPSLLTVFLAVVCITALMLPTLGDVESLVPLYLHLSVNQKLVAAYILGLITMAIFRT, via the exons ATGCATCAACAAAAAAGACAGCCAGAGTTAGTGGAAGGAAATCTTCCTGTCTTTGTGTTTCCCACAGAGCTAATATTTTATGCAGATGACCAGTCAACACATAAGCAAGTGTTGACACTCTATAATCCCTATGAGTTTGCCTTGAAGTTCAAAG ttttgtgtACTACTCCAAATAAGTATGTTGTCGTTGACGCTGCAGGTGCAGTAAAGCCTCAGTGTTGTATGGATAT TGTAATTCGTCATAGAGATGTCCGATCCTGTCACTATGGCGTAATAGACAAATTCCGTCTCCAAGTTTCTGAGCAAAGCCAGAGGAAGGCTTTAGGAAGGAAAGAGGTTGTGGCTACTCTACTCCCGTCCGCAAAAGAACaacaaaaggaagaggaggaaaaaagaataaaagaacatttaactgaaagtttattttttgagcAGTCGTTTCAACCAG AAAACAGAACTGTCTCCTCAGGACCTAGTTTACTGACTGTCTTCCTGGCAGTGGTGTGTATTACAGCTCTGATGCTTCCCACGCTGGGGGATGTGGAATCGCTGGTGCCTCTCTACCTCCACTTAAGTGTGAATCAAAAATTAGTGGCTGCTTATATCTTAG GTCTTATCACAATGGCTATATTTAGAACATGA